One Hydrogenispora ethanolica DNA window includes the following coding sequences:
- a CDS encoding carbohydrate ABC transporter permease, whose protein sequence is MQRKKEIMVTTLRTVMASLLLGLVLFPFLWIVLTSFKPLAEAMTVPPKVLPQLWTVSAYERLFGPRNFNIYIVNSLIVACSSVLLSTMLGGWTAYGLSRFGFKAKPHVNAFILICLSFPGPLLVIPFFQLMLKLRLFDTVLALILAYLTFTLPFITWMLKAYFDTIPRELDEAAIIDGCSQYAIFWRIILPLAKPGYVATGIYAFLNAWNEYMFGLTLTSSEASKTLPVALGSLLGEFMTDWSCIMAGAVVASLPVIVVFFFMQKQLIYGLTGGAVKG, encoded by the coding sequence TTGCAGCGCAAAAAAGAGATCATGGTGACCACCTTGCGGACGGTGATGGCTTCGCTCTTATTGGGTTTGGTTTTGTTTCCGTTTTTATGGATTGTTCTGACCTCCTTCAAACCGTTAGCGGAAGCAATGACCGTGCCCCCCAAAGTTTTGCCGCAGCTATGGACCGTCAGCGCTTATGAGCGGTTGTTCGGTCCCAGGAATTTCAACATTTATATCGTCAACAGCCTGATCGTCGCCTGCTCCTCGGTGCTGCTCTCGACCATGCTCGGAGGCTGGACGGCTTACGGACTGTCGCGGTTCGGGTTCAAGGCGAAACCGCATGTGAATGCATTTATTCTGATCTGTCTGAGTTTCCCCGGCCCGTTGCTGGTGATCCCCTTCTTCCAACTCATGCTCAAGCTGCGGCTCTTTGATACGGTTTTGGCCCTGATCCTGGCCTATCTCACCTTCACGCTGCCTTTTATCACCTGGATGCTGAAGGCGTATTTCGATACCATCCCCAGGGAATTGGATGAAGCGGCGATCATCGACGGCTGCTCGCAATACGCCATTTTCTGGCGGATCATTCTGCCGCTGGCCAAACCGGGCTATGTGGCCACCGGCATCTACGCCTTTTTGAACGCCTGGAATGAATACATGTTCGGCTTGACCCTCACCAGTTCCGAAGCTTCCAAAACGCTGCCGGTGGCCCTGGGATCGCTGTTGGGCGAATTCATGACCGACTGGTCCTGCATCATGGCCGGAGCGGTGGTCGCGTCCCTGCCGGTGATCGTGGTCTTCTTCTTTATGCAGAAGCAATTGATCTACGGCTTGACCGGCGGGGCGGTCAAAGGCTGA
- a CDS encoding carbohydrate ABC transporter permease has translation MVKNQVHFSLSSPKAAPYVFVMPAVLILAALIIYPTVLALQNSLQTANGFGFDSYFKIFRDSLVWQTLLNTCIFTVISVIGHYLLGLAIALLTNDRIYGKSFFRVCFLIPWMFPAVVPGIIWRWMLHGQFGIVNSFLQHLGLIDSYIPWLASPNTALIMVILANIWRGFPLYVATLLAGLQTIPRAMYDAAEVDGANWFSTFWYVTLPQLKGVSIVMLLTDTIWQFNNFTMVQTMTMGGPGHSSEVLPTLIYKNAFNYNDYALASALGILLLLVMLIPGFIYVSHSLKSDKA, from the coding sequence CCCGCTGTGCTGATCCTGGCCGCCTTGATCATTTACCCCACCGTCCTGGCGCTTCAAAACAGTTTGCAGACCGCGAACGGCTTCGGATTCGACAGTTACTTCAAGATCTTCCGGGACTCTTTGGTCTGGCAGACGCTCCTCAATACTTGCATCTTTACGGTCATCTCGGTGATCGGCCATTATCTTCTGGGCCTGGCCATCGCCTTGTTGACCAATGACCGGATCTACGGCAAAAGTTTCTTCCGGGTCTGTTTCTTGATCCCCTGGATGTTCCCGGCGGTGGTGCCCGGCATCATCTGGCGCTGGATGCTCCACGGCCAGTTCGGAATCGTCAATAGCTTCCTGCAACACCTGGGACTGATCGACAGTTACATCCCGTGGCTGGCCAGCCCCAATACGGCGCTGATCATGGTGATCCTGGCCAACATCTGGCGCGGCTTCCCACTGTATGTGGCGACGCTGCTGGCGGGATTGCAGACCATTCCGCGGGCGATGTATGACGCCGCCGAAGTGGATGGCGCCAACTGGTTCAGCACCTTCTGGTATGTGACGCTGCCCCAGTTGAAAGGGGTCTCCATCGTCATGCTGCTGACGGACACCATTTGGCAGTTTAATAACTTCACCATGGTTCAGACCATGACCATGGGCGGACCCGGACACTCCAGCGAGGTCCTGCCGACCTTGATCTATAAGAACGCCTTCAATTATAACGATTACGCGCTGGCGTCGGCGCTGGGAATTTTACTGCTGCTGGTGATGCTGATTCCGGGCTTCATCTATGTGTCGCATTCGCTGAAAAGCGATAAGGCGTGA
- a CDS encoding magnesium transporter CorA family protein: MRKCYLTVGEELTAVHDIAEKGAWINLINPSEAELNEVEKRLNIPPDLLRAALDEEERSRIEPDDGQLLILINIPFEANGASSLTYDTIPLGIIVTENNLVTVCLKDNPLLNEFECNKNRSFFTFKKTRFVLQLLFKTATYYLRYLKQIDKKSAEIEQQLHRSMKNEELIKLLNLGKSLVYFTTSLRANGIVMEKLLRSQLKLVRVHPDPDTVITSQILKMYADDEDLLEDVITENKQAIEMCETYSNILNSTMDAFASIISNNLNIVMKFLTSVTIVLALPTMVASFFGMNVAVPLQHSPHAFLIVLLGSVLFCGIGILLLRRKNMF, from the coding sequence ATGCGCAAATGCTATTTAACCGTCGGCGAAGAGCTGACCGCCGTCCATGATATCGCCGAGAAGGGGGCTTGGATCAATTTGATCAACCCTTCCGAGGCCGAGCTGAACGAGGTGGAAAAGCGGCTGAATATCCCGCCCGATCTGTTGCGGGCGGCTTTGGACGAGGAAGAACGGTCCCGGATCGAGCCGGACGACGGCCAGTTGCTGATCTTGATCAACATTCCCTTCGAGGCCAACGGCGCCTCCAGTTTGACGTATGACACCATTCCGCTGGGGATCATCGTCACCGAGAATAACCTGGTGACGGTCTGTTTGAAGGACAACCCGCTGTTGAACGAGTTTGAATGCAATAAGAACCGTTCGTTTTTCACCTTCAAAAAGACCCGCTTCGTGTTGCAGCTGCTCTTTAAGACCGCCACTTATTATCTGCGCTACCTGAAGCAGATCGATAAGAAATCGGCGGAGATCGAACAACAGCTGCACCGCTCCATGAAGAACGAGGAACTGATCAAACTGCTCAACCTGGGCAAGAGTCTGGTCTACTTCACCACCTCGCTCCGGGCCAACGGCATCGTCATGGAGAAGCTGCTCCGTTCCCAGCTGAAACTGGTCCGGGTTCACCCCGATCCGGACACGGTCATCACCTCGCAGATCCTGAAGATGTACGCCGACGACGAGGATCTGCTGGAAGACGTGATCACTGAGAATAAACAAGCCATCGAGATGTGCGAAACCTACAGCAATATTTTGAACAGCACCATGGATGCTTTCGCCTCGATCATCTCCAATAACTTGAATATCGTGATGAAGTTCCTGACCTCGGTGACCATCGTACTGGCGCTGCCGACGATGGTAGCCAGCTTTTTCGGCATGAACGTGGCGGTGCCGCTGCAGCATTCGCCCCACGCTTTTCTCATCGTCCTGCTCGGGTCGGTGCTGTTCTGCGGGATCGGCATTCTATTGCTGCGCCGGAAGAATATGTTTTGA
- a CDS encoding TetR/AcrR family transcriptional regulator, whose amino-acid sequence MESIDSHRKEIIMDAFIRLLGRFGIDKTTIQDVAKETGIGVGIIYQEFSNRDALVKACLIRISRSFISGCAHIAEQDVPPEQLLHCFIQQVFIQMSKFIQENRGFHQFVKEKGFLGFYRSQAAPADEIKQELLSLISRILERGVRDGVFAMEDVPKTANLFLEAFNIYFVQLILSNRNLDELLTDVEAMYRLLLHGLKSRT is encoded by the coding sequence ATGGAGAGTATCGATAGCCATCGCAAAGAAATCATCATGGATGCCTTTATCCGGCTTTTGGGCCGTTTTGGGATCGATAAGACGACGATCCAGGATGTGGCCAAGGAGACCGGAATTGGCGTCGGCATCATCTATCAGGAGTTCAGCAATCGTGACGCCTTGGTCAAGGCGTGTCTCATCCGGATCAGCCGGAGCTTCATCTCCGGTTGCGCGCACATTGCCGAACAGGATGTGCCGCCGGAACAGCTATTGCATTGCTTCATCCAGCAGGTTTTCATCCAGATGAGCAAGTTTATCCAGGAAAACCGGGGTTTCCATCAATTTGTCAAGGAAAAGGGCTTCTTAGGCTTCTATCGCAGCCAGGCCGCCCCGGCCGATGAGATCAAGCAAGAACTGCTCTCCCTGATCAGCCGCATCCTGGAACGGGGAGTCCGGGACGGAGTCTTTGCGATGGAAGACGTTCCGAAAACCGCCAACCTGTTTCTGGAGGCTTTCAATATTTATTTCGTGCAGTTGATCCTGTCCAACCGGAACCTGGACGAGCTTTTGACCGATGTGGAGGCTATGTACCGTCTCTTGCTCCATGGCCTGAAAAGCCGGACTTGA
- the acpS gene encoding holo-ACP synthase: protein MIIGTGVDMIEIARIAAAAQNPRFRERVYTPRELAESGAAGHRLAGFFAAKEALLKAMGTGLSSFSWREMEIGHDALGAPRFAVNGKIQDFLAAKGVARIHLSISHSREYAIAQVVLEEGG, encoded by the coding sequence GTGATCATCGGAACCGGCGTGGATATGATCGAGATCGCCCGGATCGCCGCGGCCGCTCAAAACCCGCGCTTCCGGGAGCGGGTCTATACCCCGCGGGAATTGGCGGAGTCGGGGGCCGCGGGGCACCGGCTGGCCGGTTTTTTTGCGGCCAAGGAAGCGTTGCTGAAGGCCATGGGCACCGGATTATCCTCCTTTTCCTGGCGGGAAATGGAGATCGGCCATGACGCCCTGGGCGCGCCCAGGTTCGCGGTGAACGGCAAGATCCAAGATTTTTTGGCAGCCAAAGGCGTGGCGCGGATTCATTTGAGCATCTCCCATTCGCGGGAGTACGCCATTGCCCAGGTTGTTCTGGAAGAAGGCGGATGA
- a CDS encoding CheR family methyltransferase: MLDYLSFKKIAGELAGINLENYKSQQMDRRIHSLMNAWKIEDYDQFLTVLKTDPRKYLEFEKKLTINVSEFFRNPERFAELQTTIIPLLAAERRNFTIWSAGCSNGAEPYSVAIILRELGLESRARLLASDVDRMILAQAERAVYSPNEVKNLPPEMLAKYFSPEGEHYRLAVEIKRMVEFGHQDLLRDPFETDLDLIICRNVVIYFTETAKGLLYGKFLAALRPGGFLLVGGTEPLLNYRQMGYESYMPSFYRKPALEERSEAR, translated from the coding sequence TTGCTTGATTATCTTTCCTTTAAAAAAATCGCGGGCGAACTGGCCGGAATTAATCTCGAGAATTATAAGAGCCAGCAGATGGACCGCAGAATTCATTCGCTGATGAATGCCTGGAAGATCGAGGACTACGATCAATTCTTGACGGTATTAAAGACTGACCCCCGTAAATACTTGGAATTTGAAAAGAAGCTGACGATCAATGTATCGGAGTTTTTTCGCAACCCGGAACGGTTCGCGGAGCTCCAAACCACCATTATCCCGCTGCTCGCCGCGGAAAGACGGAATTTTACAATCTGGAGCGCCGGCTGTTCCAACGGGGCGGAACCGTATTCGGTAGCCATCATCCTGCGCGAGTTAGGCCTGGAAAGCCGGGCGCGGCTTTTGGCGAGCGACGTCGACCGGATGATTCTGGCCCAAGCCGAACGGGCGGTTTACAGCCCGAATGAGGTCAAAAACCTGCCCCCGGAAATGCTCGCCAAATACTTCAGCCCCGAAGGGGAGCATTACCGCCTGGCGGTGGAGATCAAGCGGATGGTGGAGTTCGGCCACCAGGACCTGCTGCGGGACCCCTTCGAAACCGATCTGGACCTGATTATCTGCAGGAACGTGGTAATCTATTTCACCGAGACCGCCAAGGGACTGCTGTATGGCAAATTCCTGGCGGCTTTGCGGCCGGGCGGCTTTTTGCTGGTCGGCGGGACGGAACCGCTTTTAAACTACAGGCAAATGGGGTATGAGAGCTATATGCCGTCCTTTTACCGGAAACCCGCGCTTGAGGAAAGGAGCGAGGCCAGGTGA
- a CDS encoding outer membrane beta-barrel protein has protein sequence MKRLLVVLTLVGCMIVSLSAAAMASNVYVEGFGAGKWDSELSSKDGDLDLGFAVGGEYNFDQFKVGLEYLSGTEENGKPTGGDQDYRTYEIKAGYRVFQNDQFNLDATLGYYNEKYKDVDRKIKGAILGADASYKINDKFALSGSVGFSVDGDIDAPGLYYDGNDADILIGKIQGSYNFTDQIAGFLGYRYVSSDIDQSGKIKNHGATLGVSYNF, from the coding sequence ATGAAAAGATTGTTAGTCGTCTTGACGCTGGTCGGTTGCATGATCGTCTCCTTATCCGCTGCGGCCATGGCCAGCAACGTGTATGTCGAGGGTTTCGGCGCCGGCAAGTGGGATAGCGAATTGTCATCCAAAGATGGCGATTTGGATCTGGGCTTCGCAGTCGGCGGCGAGTACAACTTCGACCAATTCAAGGTGGGTCTGGAGTATCTCTCCGGAACCGAAGAGAACGGCAAGCCGACCGGTGGCGATCAGGACTATCGCACCTATGAAATTAAAGCCGGCTACCGGGTGTTTCAAAATGATCAGTTCAATCTCGACGCGACCTTAGGCTATTACAACGAGAAATACAAAGACGTCGACCGGAAAATCAAAGGCGCAATTCTCGGCGCCGATGCCAGTTACAAGATTAACGACAAATTCGCGCTCTCCGGTTCGGTGGGCTTCTCCGTGGACGGCGACATCGACGCGCCCGGTTTATACTATGACGGCAACGACGCCGACATCCTGATCGGTAAAATCCAGGGCAGCTATAACTTCACCGACCAAATCGCCGGTTTCCTCGGCTACCGTTATGTCAGCTCCGACATCGACCAATCCGGCAAAATCAAGAACCATGGCGCGACCCTCGGAGTTTCCTACAATTTTTAA
- a CDS encoding nitroreductase family protein: MEETQQWYDRNSTLSTIRERHSIRQFTDEPVTDEMIQIVLKAANQAPSAHNQQSWRFIVIRGEKKRELVELVNRRASGFPKSSSVLLRMASRSIASAPAVIAVANTGDLIEHGTQLFQVEQELAHDFFRTMEIQSSAAAVQNLLLAATSLGLATVWLGILYLLKDEVLTLLGEPKGEFMAVIPIGFPLKEARGPAKRPLEAIVKYLD; the protein is encoded by the coding sequence ATGGAAGAGACTCAACAATGGTATGACCGGAATTCAACCTTGAGCACCATCCGGGAACGGCATAGCATCCGGCAGTTCACCGATGAACCGGTGACGGATGAAATGATCCAAATCGTTTTGAAGGCGGCCAACCAGGCGCCCTCGGCCCATAATCAGCAGTCGTGGCGTTTCATTGTCATCCGGGGCGAGAAGAAACGGGAGCTGGTGGAGTTGGTGAACCGCCGGGCGTCCGGGTTCCCCAAATCCTCCTCGGTCCTGCTGCGGATGGCTTCGCGTTCCATCGCCAGCGCCCCGGCGGTGATTGCCGTCGCCAATACCGGCGATCTGATCGAGCACGGGACGCAGCTTTTCCAGGTAGAGCAAGAACTGGCGCATGATTTCTTCCGCACGATGGAGATTCAGAGTTCGGCGGCGGCGGTCCAGAATTTGTTGCTGGCTGCCACGTCCCTGGGATTGGCAACCGTCTGGCTGGGGATTCTATACCTATTAAAAGACGAAGTGCTGACCCTGCTCGGAGAGCCCAAAGGGGAGTTCATGGCGGTCATTCCCATCGGGTTTCCGCTGAAGGAAGCGCGCGGCCCGGCCAAGCGGCCGCTGGAAGCGATCGTGAAGTATCTCGACTAG